A window of Haliscomenobacter hydrossis DSM 1100 contains these coding sequences:
- a CDS encoding chloramphenicol acetyltransferase: protein MYQIIDVEQWSRREHFHFFKNFQDPFFNVTAPVDVTALSATCKKNGWSFFLACLYLSSKVVNAIPEFRYRLVHGEVRAYDRIHIGTTIAHEDHSFSFCYFDFQEDFPSFAEAARTAITQQKIRKTLLPENHRHDLIHYSSTPWVAFTGIKHARQFGFEDSIPKIVFGKYFAENGGLQMPISLEAHHALMDGWHAGQFFIQFAAAAKKFAQIKTV from the coding sequence ATGTACCAAATTATTGACGTCGAGCAGTGGTCGCGACGTGAACATTTCCACTTTTTCAAAAATTTTCAGGACCCATTTTTTAATGTCACCGCCCCGGTGGATGTAACAGCGTTAAGCGCGACGTGTAAAAAAAATGGCTGGTCTTTTTTCCTGGCCTGTTTGTACCTCTCAAGCAAGGTAGTGAACGCCATTCCCGAGTTTCGCTACCGCTTGGTGCATGGTGAGGTACGTGCCTACGACCGGATCCACATCGGCACGACGATTGCCCACGAAGACCACAGTTTTTCTTTTTGTTATTTTGATTTTCAGGAGGACTTTCCCAGCTTTGCTGAAGCTGCCCGCACGGCGATAACGCAACAAAAAATCCGCAAAACTTTATTGCCTGAAAACCATCGGCATGACCTGATTCATTATTCCAGCACGCCTTGGGTTGCGTTCACAGGCATCAAACACGCCCGCCAATTTGGTTTTGAAGACAGTATCCCCAAAATTGTATTTGGCAAATATTTTGCTGAAAACGGTGGGCTCCAAATGCCCATTTCACTCGAAGCACACCACGCCCTGATGGATGGATGGCACGCCGGGCAATTCTTCATTCAATTTGCCGCCGCCGCCAAAAAATTTGCGCAGATAAAAACTGTTTGA